TGGCCCTTACGGAAGACCTGCGTTTCTAGATGTGCCGATAAAAAAAGGCCGGGATCTCGTAAGATCCCGGCCTGAAGTGCGGTCAGCTTTTGTTTAAACGCCGACAGAAGCTCCAGGATAGGACCTGCAGCTAATAACTAGGCTCATGACTATGGTTGCCGATGCGACTTTAAAATCGGTAAAACGGTTCAACGCAAGTCCTCCTCTCTTTTGGGCGTCTTGGATTATGCGACATTGTAGACACTAAAGCGAAGTTTGGCAAGAGGGAGTTTTGTCCTCCTGGAAACGCCATGCTAGCCTCTTTCCCTCAGATATTCCTCCAGGATCTCACAGCATTTGGAGAAGTCCTTACGTCCCAGGCCGATTCGGAAGTGGTTTTCGTCGACCCCGAACACCGATCCTGGCAGTACCATGAGGTTTTTCTTCTCCACTACGTGGGCGAAAAAATCCTCCGCCGGGAAGTCTCCGTTCAGTACTGGAAAGCCTATGGATCCGGCCATGGGAGGAATCCAGCGGAACAGGTCCTCGTGTTTACCGAAGAACTCCGCCGCGGTTACGCCGTTTTCAGCCACTATCTTTCTGCAACGTTCCATCAGATCGTCGGCACATCTCAGGGCCATGATGGACAGGAGTTCCGACGGGGCGGAGCCGCATATAGTGGTGTAGTCTCTCAGGCAGGTCACCTTTTCCATCAGGTAGTGGTCGGTGCAGGCAAGCCATCCCATCCTCAACCCCGGCAGGCCGTACGACTTGGAAAGCCCCGAAAGGCTTACGGCCTTGGGGTATATCTCCGCCGCCGATGGCAGCCGAAGGTCTGCGGTCGGTTCCAGACCCCGGTACATCTCGTCGGAGAAGACCCATATTCCCCTCTCTTCCGTCAGGCTCAGTATCCTTCGGAACTCCTCCTTCGTGGGCTGGAATCCCGTGGGGTTATGGGGAAAGTTGACCACCAGCAGCTTGGTCTCCGGTCTTAAAAGCGATTCCAGGTGATCCAGGTCCAGTTTCCAGCGGTTTCCCTCCAGCACGATGGGCCATTCGGACAGGGTGCATCCTATAGACCTTGGAATCTCAAGCAGCGACTGATATATAGGCGACAGGGCTATCACGTGGTCTCCTCGTTCCAGAAGGGCGTTCATCGCCAGAAATATGCCCTCCTCCGGAACCAGAGTTATCAGGTTCTCCGGGCCGATCCCGTCGTAGCCGTCGGCTATTCCTGCCAGCAGGTCCGGATGCCCCTTGGGCTCGGTGTAGTTGAGGCGCAGGTCTTTCCAGGCCTCCATGGCCTCGTCGCCCCCGAGGGCCATAAGTTCGGCGACGGTCATGCTCTCGCAGTCCGAGGCGCTCATTATGTGTTTCACCGAGAACTCGTACCTGGCGAAATACCGCTCCAGCTTGAACGGGCGTATCTTCAAGTGAATCAGCTCCTTTTCGTTTCGAGATTCTTCGATCACTTTAGCCGTTGAATAGGGCAGACGCAAGTGAAATTTAGGGGCGATGGTGTATCATCGATTTAAAATACTCTTGCGGAAGGAGATGCTGCATGGATTACATAAGATGTTCGAAGGTGGACCGAGAGGTTATATACGAATCGTTCGTCCTGGGATTTTCCGATTATCCCGTCCCTATGACTCTGGATGTCGACGGTTTTTTCGACAGGTTCTTCGGTTCTGAGGGCAACGATACGGACCACTCTTTCGTCGCGGTCGAAAACGGAGCGCCTGCCGGGCTGATACTGGGCGGTGTCAGGCGATTCGACGGATATCGAAACATGAGGTGCGGCACTTTATGCGTTCCTCCCGAGATTCGGGGAACCGGCGTAAGTGGACGTCTTTTCGAGCTTTTTCTGGAGAACGCGATAGAGATAGGGTGCGAACGTCTCAGCCTGGAGGTCCTGGCGGACAACGAAAGAGCCATCAGGTTCTACGAGAGGCGAGGCTACGAGAGGAAGAACAAGCTGCTTTATTTCGGCAGGTCGACTGGAAATACGGTGGAGAGCCCTTCTCGTCCCCCCGTCGGCGTCGATGTGGTGGAGACGGACGTCACGGTGGCGAGGGAATGTCGAGAGGGCATGTCGTCGCTCCATATCAACTGGCAGAACGAGGCGGATTATTTCCGCTCCGATCGGACCTCTCGGTGTTTCGCCGCATACGAAGGGGGCGAGATGGTCGGAGCGACGGTGATATCAGGCTCGGGAAAGGTCTATTTTCTCTGGGTGTCGGACTCTTGCAGAAGGAGGGGAATAGGACGGAATCTTCTCTGCCGTGGGGTCGATGCGGTCCGCCCGGAAAAGCTGAGCGTCAGTATGCCAGATAACGTAGATATCCGTCCTTTTCTAGATGAAACGGGCTTCGTCAAGGAGTCGGTAGAACAGTACGAGATGTTCAGGATGGTTTAGCAGGATGAGGCGACGGGGGGATATAAAATATATCGGATCCTTTCTCGCCGGATCTATTCGTGTATCGAGATGGAATATTTTGACTACTGGTCGAGATGAATAGTATAATGATAAAAGTAAAAAATATCCTTTAGGAGGGATGATTTTGAGCTATCTGAAAAAGTTTGTTCTGTCGGTTTTATTCGTATGTCTTACGGCCGGTACCGTTTTTGCCGTCGGAGTGGATGACATCCGCTTCATGACAGAGGAATATCCTCCTTTCAATATGAAAGGAGACGACGGCGTCGCTACAGGAATAGCTGTGGATGTTTTGGCCGAGATGTTCAAGAGGGTGGGTTCCTCCAAGACCGCCAAGGACGTGGAGGTGCTGCCTTGGGCCAGAGGCTATAAGGAAGTGCAGTCGACCCCGAACACCAGCCTTTTCTGTATGACTCGGTCTGAGGAGAGAGAGCCGTTATTCAAGTGGGTTGGCCCGATAGCTTCCACCAGAGTAGTAGCGACCGCCTTAAAAAGCAAAGGTATAAGTGCTGGGACCGACGCCGAGCTGGCCGGTCTCTCAGCCGGGGTTATCAAGGACGACATCGGCGACCAGTTGGCGGAAAAAGCGGGAATCAAAAAGATAGATAGAACTGCCAACAACGATCAGAACATAAAAAAGCTTAACTCCGGCAGGATAGACATCTGGGTTTACGAGGAAAACGTGGCCCTTTGGCAGCTCAAGGACATGGGGTTCGATCCGGCCGATTATGAAACGGTATATGTTTTGGAGGCAGGACGTCTGGACTACGCCTTCCACAAGGACACCGACCAGGCCCTTATAGACCAACTTCAGAAGGTGCTGGACGAGATGAAGGCAGACGGATCCTACCAGGCGATAGTTGACAAATATCTACGCTGATTTTCTGAAGTAAGGGCCGAGCTCAGGCTAGGATCCAAAGGATCCCTCTTTGTTCGATGTAGTTGTGTCTCGAGAGGGAATATGTTGACTATGCTTCGGAATCGATAGCATACTGATTAAGTAGCAGATATCTTTAAGGAGGGATCGCTTTGGACTATCTGAA
The genomic region above belongs to Dethiosulfovibrio faecalis and contains:
- a CDS encoding substrate-binding periplasmic protein — translated: MILSYLKKFVLSVLFVCLTAGTVFAVGVDDIRFMTEEYPPFNMKGDDGVATGIAVDVLAEMFKRVGSSKTAKDVEVLPWARGYKEVQSTPNTSLFCMTRSEEREPLFKWVGPIASTRVVATALKSKGISAGTDAELAGLSAGVIKDDIGDQLAEKAGIKKIDRTANNDQNIKKLNSGRIDIWVYEENVALWQLKDMGFDPADYETVYVLEAGRLDYAFHKDTDQALIDQLQKVLDEMKADGSYQAIVDKYLR
- a CDS encoding GNAT family N-acetyltransferase; the protein is MDYIRCSKVDREVIYESFVLGFSDYPVPMTLDVDGFFDRFFGSEGNDTDHSFVAVENGAPAGLILGGVRRFDGYRNMRCGTLCVPPEIRGTGVSGRLFELFLENAIEIGCERLSLEVLADNERAIRFYERRGYERKNKLLYFGRSTGNTVESPSRPPVGVDVVETDVTVARECREGMSSLHINWQNEADYFRSDRTSRCFAAYEGGEMVGATVISGSGKVYFLWVSDSCRRRGIGRNLLCRGVDAVRPEKLSVSMPDNVDIRPFLDETGFVKESVEQYEMFRMV
- a CDS encoding aminotransferase class I/II-fold pyridoxal phosphate-dependent enzyme; translated protein: MKIRPFKLERYFARYEFSVKHIMSASDCESMTVAELMALGGDEAMEAWKDLRLNYTEPKGHPDLLAGIADGYDGIGPENLITLVPEEGIFLAMNALLERGDHVIALSPIYQSLLEIPRSIGCTLSEWPIVLEGNRWKLDLDHLESLLRPETKLLVVNFPHNPTGFQPTKEEFRRILSLTEERGIWVFSDEMYRGLEPTADLRLPSAAEIYPKAVSLSGLSKSYGLPGLRMGWLACTDHYLMEKVTCLRDYTTICGSAPSELLSIMALRCADDLMERCRKIVAENGVTAAEFFGKHEDLFRWIPPMAGSIGFPVLNGDFPAEDFFAHVVEKKNLMVLPGSVFGVDENHFRIGLGRKDFSKCCEILEEYLRERG